A stretch of Buteo buteo chromosome 9, bButBut1.hap1.1, whole genome shotgun sequence DNA encodes these proteins:
- the LASP1 gene encoding LIM and SH3 domain protein 1, translating to MNPNCARCGKIVYPTEKVNCLDKFWHKACFHCETCKMTLNMKNYKGYEKKPYCNAHYPKQSFTMVADTPENLRLKQQSELQSQIRYKEEFEKNKGKGFSVVADTPELQRIKKTQDQISNIKYHEEFERSRMGPSPSEGAELERRNSQESTNYRRPADQQHQPSHHIQPSNPGYQQQQQPSSQSYGYKEPAAPASTQRNAPSGGGKRFRAVYDYNAADEDEVSFQDGDTIINVQQIDDGWMYGTVERTGDTGMLPANYVEAI from the exons ttCTGGCATAAAGCATGTTTCCACTGCGAGACCTGCAAGATGACCCTAAACATGAAAAACTACAAGGGCTACGAGAAGAAGCCGTATTGCAATGC ACACTACCCGAAGCAGTCCTTCACCATGGTGGCAGACACTCCCGAAAACCTGCGTCTAAAGCAGCAGAGCGAGCTTCAGAGCCAG ATTCGCTACAAGGAGGAGTTTGAGAAGAACAAGGGGAAAGGCTTCAGCGTGGTGGCTGACAccccagagctgcagagaaTCAAAAAGACTCAGGATCAGATCAGCAAC ATAAAATACCACGAAGAGTTTGAGAGGAGCAGGATGGGCCCGAGTCCCAGCGAGGGTGCTGAGCTGGAGCGCAGGAACTCCCAGGAGAGCACCAATTACCGGAGACCCGCAGACCAGCAGCATCAGCCGTCTCATCACATCCAACCCAGCAACCCAG gctaccagcagcagcagcagccgtcgTCTCAGTCCTACGGCTACAAGGAGCCCGCGGCACCAGCCTCTACGCAGCGCAATGCTCCTTCTGGAGGGGGG AAGCGTTTCCGCGCCGTCTACGATTACAACGCGGCTGACGAAGACGAGGTCTCCTTCCAGGACGGCGACACCATCATCAACGTGCAGCAGATCGACGATGGATGGATGTACGGCACAGTGGAGCGTACGGGCGACACCGGCATGCTCCCCGCCAACTACGTGGAGGCCATCTGA